A region of the Myxococcus stipitatus DSM 14675 genome:
GCGCAGGCTCTGGCAGGCCAGGTGGATGGACACCAGCGAGGACGAGCACGCCGTGTCCACCACGAGGCTGGGGCCCTGCAAGTTGAGGGTGTACGAGAGCCGACCCGACAGCACGCTCATCGCCAGGCCCGGGATGCTGAAGGCATCACCGGACTCGGGGCGCTCGAGCTGCATGAGGTGGTAGTCGTCGTTGCAGGCGCCGATGAACACACCGCCTCGGCTCCCCGCGAGCTTCTCCGCGTCCACGCCCGCGTCCTCGAGCGCCTCCCAGGCGACCTCCAGCAACAGGCGCTGCTGAGGGTCCATCCGCACGGCCTCGCGCGGAGAGATGCCGAAGAAGCCCGCGTCGAAGGCGTCCACCTCGTCGAGATAGCCACCCCAGCGCATCGCGCCGTTGCCGATGAGAGCGGCCTCCTCCGGCGACCAGCGGTCCGTGGGGACCTCGCGCACGGCGTCCCGGCCCTCCTGGAGCATCCGCCAGTAGGACTCCACGCTGGAGGCCCCGGGGTAGCGGCATGCCATGCCGACAATGGCGATGGGCTCCTTCGCCGCCCCTTCCACCGCGTTCAGCCGCGCCTGCATCTTCTCCAGCGCCACGAGCATTCGCTTGGCGGGAGACAACTGCTCACTGGAGTCATCGCTCTGGTTGGACATGGTCAGTTCTCTTCACCGAACGCGGCGAGCTTCTCCGCGAGGAGCGCTTCGGCCTCTGCGTCCGAGAGCTGCTTGACGTTGTTGACGATGGCGGCCTCCAAGGCCGCCTCTTCATTCCGGGGCTGTTCGACCTTCGGCGCGGGCGCGAGCTGCAGGCGCTCGACCAGGAAGCCGACAAGGCCCTCCACCGTGGGATGGCGCCACAGGAGCGTCGCTTGCAGCCGAAGCCCCAGGCTCGCCTCCAGCCGGTTGCGGATCTCCAGGCCCATCAGCGAGTCCAGGCCCAGACTGCCCAGCGACACCTGCGGGTCGATCTTCGCGGGCGACAGCCGCAGCACCTGGCCAATCTGCTCGCGCAGGTGGGCCTCCAGGAGCCGAGGCTGTTCACCCTGAGCGGCGGCCTTGAGCTTCTCCACGAAGGCCCCGGGAGCCGCTCGGGTGCTGGTCGCGGCCTGCTCGAGGGGGAGCCGTGAGACGAACGGCGACCGAGAGGCCGTCAGGTAGAACTCGCGCCACTGCCGCAGGTCGAAGCGCATCACCGCCACGCGAGCGCGGGTGCTGTTCAACAGCCGGCCCAGGGCCTCCAGCGCCTGGTCCGGGGGCATGCTCGCGATGCCACGCAGGGCCATGCGGTCGCCCCGGTTCGAGGTCGCCGCCGCCAGGCCCACCTCGCCCCAGGCGCCCCAGTTGATGCTCAGCGCCGGGAGCCCCTGGCCTCGCCGCCAGGCCGCCAGCGAGTCGAGGAAGGTGTTCGACGCCGCGTAGTTGCCCTGTCCCGGAGACCCCAGCAGCGCCCCCGCCGCCGAGAAGAGGACGAAGAAGTCGAGCGGCAATCCCAGCGTCGCCGCGTGCAGGTTCCACGCGCCTTGGACCTTCGGCGCCATCACCTTGTCGAAGCGCTCCGAGGTGAGGTTCACCAGGAAGGCGTCATCGAGGACCGCCGCCGCGTGGAAGAGACCTCGCAGCGGTGGGACCCCCTGAAGCTCCGCCACCACGCGCTCCACGTCCGCGCGCACCGCCACGTCGGCCTGGCACACCTGGACCTGGACACCCGCGCCCTGGAGCTTCTCGATGACGTGCCGAGCCTCCGCCGAAGCGCCCTTGCGCCCGACGAGCGCCAGGGACCGCGCTCCTCGGGACACGAGCCACTCCGCGAGCTTCAACCCCAGGCCACCGAGCCCACCGGTGATGAGGTACGTGCCATCGGCGCGAAGATCCGCGGGAGGAGCCGCCTCGCGCTCCAGCCGCTCCAGTCGCGCCACGAACCGGGCGCCTCCTCGCAGCGCGAGCTGATCCTCCGGAGACGGCGTCAACAGCTCCTCGACGAAGGACGCGGCCTCCGCATCGTCCAGGGCCTGGAGGTCCACGTTGGTGCACGAGAGTTCGGAGTGCTCCACCGAGAGCACACGCCCCAGCCCCCACAGCGGCGCGTGCTCGACTCGCGACACCGCGTCCCCCGCGTTGACGGCGTGGATGCCGCCCGACACCAGCCACAGCCTGGGCACATCGCGGAAGCTCGCCTCCACCAGCGCCTGGACGAGGTGCAGCGCGCTCTTGACGCCGAGGCGCTGGGCCTCTTCCAGCGCCTCCGGATGCGCGTCGAGGCTGAAGAGGTGCACGACGCCTCGGCACGTGGGCTTGCCTGGGCCGAACTCGCTCTCGAGGAGCTGGGTGAAGCCATCCGGGCGCGACAGGTCCACTTCGTACCGGCCAGCCTCCACGCGGCGATACGCGTCCCCCGCCGCGACGAGGACACAGGACTCACCGCGCGCCTCGAGAAGCGTCCGCACCTTGCACCCGAACCCCTGGGGATCTCCGAACAGGAGCCACACCCCAGGCTCGCGGTTCGTCACGGAGGCATCGGGCAACGTCCGGGGGGACTCCCGCCAATCGACCGCGTACATCCAACCGTCGATCTCATCGACGGCTCGCCGCCGCGTGGCCTTCAGTCGCCGGCAGACCAGGCCCTTCGCCTCCACGAGGACCCGGCCCTCCGCGTCGAGCAGCGTCACCTCGCCTTCGAGGGTTCCCTCCGCGCCGCTCGCATCGCGGCGGATGACCGCATGTCCCCACAGCGACTTCCCAGGCCGCCCGTGGACACGCAGGCTGTCGAGCCCCACCGGGACGAAGGTCTCTCCTCGCGCCGCGCCCATCGCGGCCCCGTTGATGACCTGGAAGCAGGCATCCAGCAGCACCGGGTGGACCTGGTGGGTCGACAGCTCCGCGGCGACCGAAGGTGACAGCTCGAAGCGCGCGAGCGCCTCGCCCTTGGTTCGCCACAGCTCCTCGAGCACGCGGAAGCTCGGCCCGAAGTCGACGCCGCGCTCTCCCATCACCTGGTAGTGGGCCTCGCCCTCCACCCGCTCCGTGCACCGGGTCCGCGTCTGATCCAGCGAGAAGGCCACCGGGGCACCGTCATCGGAGCGAAGCCGCCCCTCGACATGCAGCGTCCAGTCCCCTTCCGCGGAGGGACGGCTGAAGACCTGGAACCGGGATGCGCCCTCGGCCTCCGGGGTGATGCTCAGCTGCACCGGGAGCCCTTCCTCCCGAGGCACCGTCATCAGCGCCTGGAAGGACACGTCCTCGAGCATCCAGCGCTTCGCCCCCCACGCCTCCACCGCGCCGGCCACCGCCATCTCCAGGTAGGCCGCACCGGGCAGGACGACCTCGCCGTGCACGAGGTGGTCGGCGAGATAGGCCGGGCTGTCCGCCGACAGCTCCGTCTGCCAGAGGTGCATCCCGGGCTGTGCCGCCAGCGTCACATGCTCACCGAGCAGCGGATGACGGCCGGCCGTGCGAGCACGACGAGAACGCGCCGGGGCCTCGACCCAGAAGGACTCGCGCTGCCAGGCATACGTGGGCAGCGCCACCGGGCGACTGAGCACCGGGTGCTGACGACGCAGGTCCACCCCATGCCCCGTGACATGAATCGCCCCGAGCGCCGCGAGCATCGCGCTTCGCTCGTCCTCGTCTCGACGAAGCGACGGGACGACGGTGCCCGTCCGCCCGAGGTGCCGCAGGTGCTGCTCCACCGCGGGCAAGAGGATGGGATGCGGGCTCAGCTCGATGAAGAGGTCATGCCCTTCGGTCGCGAGCCGCTCGATGGCGGTGGAGAACAGGACCGGCGCTCGCAGGTT
Encoded here:
- a CDS encoding type I polyketide synthase yields the protein MSREFYEKIANLPPKRLALLALELNTENEALKRTRSEPIAIVGTSCRLPGGVESPEDFWRLLSNGVDAIREVPRDRWDAEALFDPEPGRPGKTYARWGGFIDGIEHFDAGFFGISPREASRMDPQHRMLLELAWEALERAGQPADQLAGSRTGVFLGVIGSDYARLQAERLGGSLDIYHLTGTCLNAAAGRLSYALGLQGPSMAIDTACSSSLVALHTACQSLRNRDCDLALAAGVNLMLSPEGAIALSSSRGLAPDGRCKTFDEAADGFVRAEGVAVVVLKRLSQAQADGDDILALIAGSSVNQDGASSGLMVPNGPAQERVIRQALANAGLSPSQLSFIEAHGTGTSLGDPIELQALAQVFGEGRTAESPLVVGAVKSNIGHLEATAGLAGILKVVLALRHEAIPPNLHFKRLNPNIAIGDAPLVIPTEQRPWPRGEHPRFAGVSAFGLSGTNAHIILQEAPRPPETPSTARGAELLVLSARSPEALVALARRHADWLAEHPETPLRDVCATAALRRAHHEHRLAIAGRTHAEVAEKLQALAKGEAVAGGVVGRKAGGARRRVVFVFPGQGSQWLGMGRRLLAEEPAFRTAMERCAQAIRAEAGFDVLEVLAADAEHSRLGEIDVIQPVLFAMEVALAELWRAWGIEPDAVVGHSMGEVAAAQVAGALSLEDAAAIICRRSKLLRTVSGQGAMFMVDLTLEEAKEALRGFEDRVSVAVSNGVRSTVLSGDPVALEEVTGRLAAREVFFRPVKVDVASHSPQMDPLRPELLTALEGVRPRAASIPMCSTVTGAMVDGTSFHARYWVDNLRAPVLFSTAIERLATEGHDLFIELSPHPILLPAVEQHLRHLGRTGTVVPSLRRDEDERSAMLAALGAIHVTGHGVDLRRQHPVLSRPVALPTYAWQRESFWVEAPARSRRARTAGRHPLLGEHVTLAAQPGMHLWQTELSADSPAYLADHLVHGEVVLPGAAYLEMAVAGAVEAWGAKRWMLEDVSFQALMTVPREEGLPVQLSITPEAEGASRFQVFSRPSAEGDWTLHVEGRLRSDDGAPVAFSLDQTRTRCTERVEGEAHYQVMGERGVDFGPSFRVLEELWRTKGEALARFELSPSVAAELSTHQVHPVLLDACFQVINGAAMGAARGETFVPVGLDSLRVHGRPGKSLWGHAVIRRDASGAEGTLEGEVTLLDAEGRVLVEAKGLVCRRLKATRRRAVDEIDGWMYAVDWRESPRTLPDASVTNREPGVWLLFGDPQGFGCKVRTLLEARGESCVLVAAGDAYRRVEAGRYEVDLSRPDGFTQLLESEFGPGKPTCRGVVHLFSLDAHPEALEEAQRLGVKSALHLVQALVEASFRDVPRLWLVSGGIHAVNAGDAVSRVEHAPLWGLGRVLSVEHSELSCTNVDLQALDDAEAASFVEELLTPSPEDQLALRGGARFVARLERLEREAAPPADLRADGTYLITGGLGGLGLKLAEWLVSRGARSLALVGRKGASAEARHVIEKLQGAGVQVQVCQADVAVRADVERVVAELQGVPPLRGLFHAAAVLDDAFLVNLTSERFDKVMAPKVQGAWNLHAATLGLPLDFFVLFSAAGALLGSPGQGNYAASNTFLDSLAAWRRGQGLPALSINWGAWGEVGLAAATSNRGDRMALRGIASMPPDQALEALGRLLNSTRARVAVMRFDLRQWREFYLTASRSPFVSRLPLEQAATSTRAAPGAFVEKLKAAAQGEQPRLLEAHLREQIGQVLRLSPAKIDPQVSLGSLGLDSLMGLEIRNRLEASLGLRLQATLLWRHPTVEGLVGFLVERLQLAPAPKVEQPRNEEAALEAAIVNNVKQLSDAEAEALLAEKLAAFGEEN